The genomic stretch CATGGCCGCCCTCTCAGCCATACGCTGCAACCCCGAACTGAGCGGTTTCTATCGTCGGCTGCGGCGCCGCGGTAAGCCTGGTAAGGTGGCCCTCGTGGCCGTGATGCGCAAGCTCTTATTGCTACTCCATGCCATCGCGCGTCGCAGTACCCCGTGGTTACCCACCCTCCGCCCTG from Deltaproteobacteria bacterium encodes the following:
- a CDS encoding IS110 family transposase, with amino-acid sequence MAALSAIRCNPELSGFYRRLRRRGKPGKVALVAVMRKLLLLLHAIARRSTPWLPTLRPEPA